From Geotalea uraniireducens Rf4:
TGGCGCATGAAGAAGATCCAGACGCCGACCAGGAAGATGATCGGGAACCAGGAAATAAAAATGGAAAACCAGGAAAACTTCTCCTCCTCGGGTCGGGCGTTGACTGCGATTTTTTGAGCCAGGAGCTTTTCAGATAGGTTGGCGTCGGCCGGCTTGTAACTGCGGAAGTCCTTGCCGTCGCTGAACTTGCCCAAGATCTCATTGCCCTGAATAGTGACTGTTACAACCTTTTTATCGACATTTTTGATCTTGCCCGTTTCAACCGCTTCAATAAAATCACTGTAGTCCAGCTTTTCCTGGGCCGGCTTCGGCTTGTTGAAAAGATTGAACAACAGAATCATCATCAGACTGATAACAAGCCATAATGCCAGGTTCTTATAAAACTGATTCAAGTTTACCCCCGTTTTGATTAACCCGGCGTTGCCGGGCTGCCTCTAAAGAGCGATTTTGTGGTGGTTTAAAGCTGAAAAGTTACCATAAAGGCCACTTCTTGACAAGTGCTTTAAGGAGTGAAATCAAGAATTTCTGCCCTCAGCACCAACTTTGTGGAAGCCGTTACCCTCCCCGCAGTCGCCGGCATGACCCCGCCTACCCAGAAAAGTGTTTCACCCGAGAAGAGAAGCGGAATGCGACGGCGAAACGGAAGCGGGATTTTCTTGTCGATAAATAGTTTTTTCACCTTTTTCGACCTGGCCATGCCGAGGGGAGAGAAAACATCCCCGTCGATGAAGGTCCGCACCAGCCAGGGGAATGGCGCTCCATCCCCATCAAAATATGCAACCGTGGCCGGCACCCCATCCCAGCTCTCCGGGACCGCCGCGACTTCGACAGTCAGAAGTCCGCCGCCGGGGATTGGGTAGCTACCGGGGCCTTCTATGAAAAATTCGTAGGGAACGGACGATGCATCGCCATGTTTCTGAAATGTCAGTTCTCCGTAACACCGTTTCACCGTGAACCCTTCAGGCAGAACCAGCCTGGAATTCGGGCTTGCGGACAATAATAGGGAGTCGATATCGTTGAGGTGCCTGGCGCTGATTTGCGTCAAATCACCTTTCACCTGCAAAACCGCCCGACGGTAAAGACGCAGGCGCAACCCCCGCAACTCCGTTGCGATACCGGCAACGACAAACTTTACCCGGCCGGCTTCTACAGTCCCAAAGCGGTTGAACGCCTCAGTGGTGACCTTATCCAGTATTTCCTCATCCTCGGAGAGCGCCGCAGCGGTCGTAACCAGCCTGTCGGTTATAGCCGGGTTATAGCTTTTCAGAAACGGAATCAGTTCATGCCGGACGCGATTACGGAGAAAGTTGACATCCGCATTGCTGCTGTCGGTACGGAACACGAGCCCCCTTTCGCGCAGGTAAGCCTCGATCTCAAAACGGGTAACGGAGAGAAGGGGCCGGACATACATGCCTGCGGATTTTGCCGCCATGGCACACAATCCGCTGCCCCCCGCTCCGCGTAGAAGGCGCATCAGCACGGTTTCAGCCTGATCGTCCGCATGATGGGCCAATACCACGGCCCGTGCCTTGCAACTGGCAGCTATCTCGGAAAAAAACCGGTAACGGGCAGCCCTTCCCGCCTCCTCGAGGGAAAGCTTTTCCCGCTTGCTCAGATCCTGTACATCAACGGCCTGCGTGACAAATGTAACGCCGTATTTCCCGGCAAGCTCACGGACAAAGGCTTCATCCGCATCCGATTCTGCGCCGCGCAGACAATGATTGAGATGGACGACAATAAGTCGGAGTCTCAGCGAGCTGAAACCGGCCAGAACATCCAGCAACGCAACAGAATCGGCCCCGCCTGAAACCGCCACAACCACCGTGTCTCCAGGGGAGAAGAGGTCGTGTTCTTCAATAAATCCAGCAACCTTTTTCAGCACAATAACTCCATACGTCCGAATTACATGAGATAATACCGTATTTTCTCATAGCTCGGATACAAAAACACCCCTCAAATTGAGGGGTGTTTTTGTAATCGGTATTTTCTCAATGTGATTTTCCCGACATGCCACCAAATGCACCCCCATAAATTGGAGGCTGCCCTCTTCTTCTGAGTGAATATATTTAATATAGCATATTACACGGACGGCAGTCAAAAACCTATTTTTTCTTACCCGGCACAAAAGGAATCAGCCCTCGCTGGAATGCCTCTTCCTGAAGCTCCAGCGGCGCAGTGCGGATATCCACGGCAAATCCGTTCACGTTGAGCATCCAGACCAGCGGGTTGCCCTCCAGCTTGCTTGGCAAGGTCCAGCGTGGATCGAGATAGCTGATGCCCATCATCTGTTCGATGCTCCGCGCCTTTGTGGTTGCGGTACTCTTTCCGATTCCGAACAGTTCGCACAGCCTGCCCAGCGGCAAATGCGGCGTCTGGCTCTTGTCGTGGAGAAAGTTGGCGCTGCCGATAACATAGACACAGGCGCAGGCCCACTGCTCCGGTTTGCCTTTCGCCAGCGGCGAGGGGCGTTTGCGGCAGAGAGCCGCTGCCAGTTCTTGTGAGACGTGGGAGTACTCCTCGTTCAGATGTTTTTGGCAGAATTCGTCGATGATCCCGGCAACGGTGTCGAATACCGACTGCATGGCTTTGGGGACTTTCAGTTTGTCGGTCATTTTATTTCCTCTCCAGGCTCAGCAGCAGCCGCAGGTAGTCCCGCTGGCTTTCCCAGACCATGCTGGAAAACAGCTTCACGAAGGGCGCGACATTGCCGGTATTGCTCTCCCTGACCGCCGCCAGATACTCACTGCGGAGCACCGGCGGGATAATGGTCACCGGGTAGCCTTCCTGGAGCAGGGCAAGGTTCATCAGCAGCCGGGCGGCCCTGCCGTTTCCGTCCACGAAGGGGTGGATGGTGACCAGTCGGACGTGCAAGAGCGCCGCGAACTCGATGGGGTGTTTCTCAGCCCGGAGGCGGGGAATCTCATCGGCAAAGGCGGCCATTAGCCCCTTCAGTTCGCTCGGAGCGGGAAAAACGAAGTCGGTCCCGGTGACGACGATGTTCTGCTTGCGGTAGTGACCGGCGTTGGCCTCGTCGATACGGTAGTAGAAGAGCCTGTGCAGCTTCAGGATGTCCCGCTCGGTGATTTCCGTGCGGCGTGCGAGCTTTTGCAGATAGTCGAAGGCCTCGGCGTGGCCGATGGCCTCAAAGTGGTCCTTGAGCGGCTTGCCGCCAATGGTGATGCCGTCCTCGATCACCACCTTAGTCTCGGTCTCGGTCAGGCTGTTTCCTTCCAGGGCGTTGCTCGCCCAGGTCAGGCCGATGCGGAAGTATTCCCGCAACTGTTTGAGCGCCTGTCCCTTCAAGGGGCGATGCTGGCTGATCTCTTCCTGGAGTTTTTCGGCTTCCGTGATTCTGTTGGTGAATGTCATGGCGTACCTTTATCTCCTTCTTCGTCAGCCCGTACTTATCCATGAACCAACAGGTTTTGTACAACTGAAATTACCGGAGAGTTGTCATGTGTCGGGGGCTGCTCTACTCGTAACAATTGGATTTTATTCAGCAACGAAGTTATGAGCGCTCATATCCCGTTCATAACGCGCAAAAAGTTCATGGGCCAACCACACGGTTCAGCATGGACCCGATGGTGTAATGGGCACCCTTTCTTACTCCCACTGCGACGAGGAACCCTTCATCGCACAATCGCTTCAATTCTCTTGTCGCTGTACTGCGGGTCACGCTAAAAACTCGACAATATTCCTGATTCGTGAGCCGATCATGAGCAGAGAAATACGTGATGAGCTTCGGCACACGGCTTTCAAGCCAGGTTTGCTGCTGTTTGATATCCGGCGCAATTTTGTAGACTGCCCCGCGGCCCGCGGAAGGTGCGCCATGGAGGATACCCATGGTGACCAATTCCTGGATTTCCCGGTACGCCTGATCCCGATCAACGCCGGTAAGCTTTCTGTATGTCTCATTGGAGAATCCGCCGGAATTGGCCAGCAGCACTCTCTTCTGGTTCATCCCCAGGCGGAAGCGCTCAATGAGCATCCCCCACACAGGGCTGTGACCGGTATAAACCGGCTCATTCTTGAGGGTGATGCAGAACGTGGATGTTTCCAGGGAAAATTCAGGCTGGCAGAGAAGCGACTCTTCCATCTCCTCGAAGATGCGCGGGATTCCCTCGCCTTCTTCGCGCATGATGCCGGCATCCACCAAGACCCTCACCAGAAGCGGATTCCTGCTGGCATGAACACGCTGGCGGTTCTTAAGTTGTTCTATGGTGACCGGTGGCACGAGATCTCCGGGGCTCTGGATCTCCATCCGGTCGTCGAAGAACCAGATTTCAATCTCCCGCCCCTGCTCGTTGTAATCCCGGTGGGCGATGGCGTTCACCAAGGCTTCCTGCCAGGCAAGTGTGGGGTATTCCGGCATTTCCCTGAAAAAAAGGTCATGCAGCTTCTCTGACTTGCCTATCTGCACGACCGTGGACTGATAAGCATCCTCGATCATCCGGGCGAGCGGTGGTTCGAGCGGGGTCCGTTGCGTGACATTGCGCCGTGTTCCATGCTTGCGGTCGGTCCCGTCAACACGGAAAATACGGACACCGCTGCGTGGATGCCATCGCGCGGAAGGCAGCTTGCAGAAGAGCAGGAGGGCGGCATTGGTAACGGCAAACGCGTTGCCCTTGGGAATAATGAGACTGTATCGCTGCAGAATCTCCGGAATAGGCCTGCCGGCATACGGGGTGCCAGCCAGGAACTTCTCTGTCAGGATCAGGTCAAGGTCGTCAATGGTAGCGTCGGGCCGAATCTGCTGCTCGTAGCCGACCCTGCGGTAGGCCTGTTTTCGCTGGTTTATGACTTCCTGCGGTTCGTGGATGACCTGGTCTCCCACGCGATAGGGAAAGCCATCGCCGTCAACCATGACCGCTTCCGGGGCTATGGGTATTTGCAAGACAATGACTTCGTGGCCATCCAGAGCGATCCTCTGCGTCTCAACCCGCACCGCCGGTCGTAGACGCCGTTCCGGGACTGCAATGAAGTCGGCGACAACATCGTCTGGATAGCCATGGCCGGAGGGAATGCCGTCGTCGTCAACGCCAAGCAAGAGTGTCCCTCCATCGGCATTCGCGAATGCCGCCACATATTCGGCGATGAAGTCCCTGACCGCCCGGCGGTTAAGGGCTTTCTTATTGCCGTCCTTCTGATCCCAGAGGGACTTGAACTCGATGAACTGACCTTCGCCCTTGCTGATGAGGCGCTTCAGTTCCGGTGCGGTAAAGAGATCCTTCATTTTTTACCCTCCGCCATGGCGGTTTCCTCGGGAATCAGCCTGTAAAATGCGTAGACGCGTTGGTCAATACCAGTCCGATGTTTTGTGCCCAATGTTTTGTCAATGTGGAGATGCGACACTATGTTTCCGCCCTACGTTTCCGCCGAAAAAAAATGGAATTTGGAGACGCGACCCCCAGTGTTTCCTTTCCCCCCAGTGTTTCCCCCCAGTGTTTCCCCCCAGTGTTTCCCCCCAGTGTTTCCCCCCAGTGTTTCCCCCCAGTGTTTCCCCCCAGTGTTTCCCCGACCCCCAGTGTTTCCCTTTGTCAAAATGTAGACGCGACACTAATATTTGCCCGTAATTTCCAGGTCGCCGGTCGCCTGTTCCGAACCCCTACTTTTAAACAACACCAGCATTAATTATTTCCTGTTGCCAAGACTTTTCCATCAGCATAGTAAAGCTCGTCGGTTGCGATGATTCTCCCAAATCCAGTTCTCCCGCCCGGATGGCTGTATCCACATGTGCGGTCAGCAGTTCAAACATCTTGCGTTTGTATTCTGTATCGTCATTCCCCTTCAGGTGCTCACCCTTGGTTTCCAGGACGGTAAATCTGAACTTGCCTTCATCGGTGCCGTGGACACACGCAAGTATATCGGGATAAATCCTGTTCCGCTGCCACCCTTGCAGGCTGTAGGAACGCTGATTGACGGCTATTCGATGCCACCAGTAGACGGACTGGCGAGTATCCAGATACAAGGCTGTCTCTTTTTCAAGTTCGTTGAAGTCCCGCTGGTATACCTTCTCAAACAGGCTTTTTTCAATATCGCCGCCATCCTTGCGGTGAAGAAGCCGGTCTTCATCGGATACATCGATCTCCAGGGTTTTAGCCAGCTCCCAGTTCAGTTTGGCGTCGCCCGAGGATACCAGACGCAGGGATATGGCCCCGCTTTCCAGCTTTTCACGAAAGAGCGCTTCAGCAGCGCTATCGACCTGTTTTCTCAAATCCAGTTTCATCGACTTCAACAGGTCAAGGCGATTTACATACAGCCGTTTTTCGCTCACCCCACGGCTACGCAATACAGCCAGTGTGTCATCGAGAATCCGCATCCCCTGCCAAGGGTTCGGCACCACATCAAGCAGTTGTCGCACGAGAAAAGCAATATCGAGCCCTTCATCCGGAATGTGGTCAACCATTTCCTGAAAGAAAAGTTTTGCTTCATCTTCTTTCTTTTGGTCGAGATCGACACGGGCTATGGTCCGTTTAAGCTTTTCCTGATCCTCCACCTTGACGTTATCGGCTTGCAGGTAACGAAACGCCTCCCAGTCTAGCTCTCCCAGAATATCCCGGTCATAGTCGAGCAGTCGATACCCCTTGACGGCCTTTTCATCGCGTGCCAGAACCTTTGGAAGGAAGATTGTCGGCAGCTTGGCAAATGCCTCTCGGCGATTAAGTGTGACCTTATTGGTGAATCGCTGCTTGCCGCCACCACCGACAACCTTGACACTGGAAGCAAGATCGGCCATTCCCTCATCCTGCAAACCCTTGCGCACACCGTTTACCGCTTCGGAAACATCCTGATCAAAGGTAAAGACGTAACACTCATCAAGTGCTTGTCGATGAGTCAGTTGTGCATGGGGCTGTCGCAGCACGCGGCCAATCATCTGGGTCAAAGCGGTATTCGCCGTAGTTTTGGAGAGGATTGTCAGCACATAGGCAAAGGGACAATCCCATCCCTCCCGCAAGGCATCCTTGGTGATGATGTAACGTACCGGGCAGTTTTCAGCCAGCAGGTCTTCATCTCCCAGTTCGTCATTTTCAGAGGTCTTGAGACGTATTTCTTCCTCTTTGACCCCCAATTTTTCCTGGAGATATTCCCGCGCATGTTCAGCATGAACAAAGGCGGCATCGCGCTGTTCCTTGCCGGTTCGTTCCACCCGCACCAGCATGATCGGCCTGATGTAACGGCCGGATTCCATTTGCAGCCGGGCCGCTTCCTTTGCCAGATCCTCAAGTTTTTGATGGGCCAGAGTAAGGGTGTGTTTCCAGCCACCCTTGTCCTCGTTCTCCACATTGATCGGCAGTTTGATCATCTCCTCGTCTTTAAGGTCGCGGCCCGGTACGTTCACCAGCATGTTTGATTGATGCTTGCCGCCCGTGTTGGGGGTGGCGGAGAGTTCGACCATAAAACGGGGATTGAAGCCGCACAGCGTTTCACGGGCAGTGTCGGAATAAGCCTTGTGCCCTTCGTCGATGATCACCACCGGACGTACCAGGCACAACACGTTGCCGAGGCTCTGCCTGATGGAGAGCGAACCGGGCACAATGCCGTCCATGTAGCCCATGTCGGCTAAATCATTGATCCTCAAGTTAGGCACGGCATTCAGTAACGCACGGTTTTTTTCACTGTCGTCTTCAGGTGGGAAAAATGAGGTAAAACGGCCACTGTCGCGGAACATCCGCAAGGTGTCTTTTGACTGGCGGGCCGCCGAGGGAAGCATCAGCAGCATGACGCAAAGTTGACCTTTCACATCCAGACGTGTGAAGGCGTCTCCCTTTTCCAGGAGTTTTACCCGCCCACCCGAGGCGCGTTCAAGCGTCTGGCGATAGTGATGTTCACGGTTGGCAAGCTGTTTCCATGTTTGACGATAAATGGCGTCCGACGGCACTACCCAAAGAACCAAGCCGGTCTGCCGTTTGAAATAGTCGGTATGAATGCGTTCCAGCGCACAGGTCGCTAATAGCGTCTTGCCGCCTCCGGTAGGCACTTTCAGACATATATTGGGAATGGAGCGGTTAAGTCCGTCATGGCGGGAAAGATAAGGTGCAACAACGGTGTTGCCATCTTTGTCACACAGGGAGGGCAGAACACGTTCGTTGTTGAGATGGTCCCAGGTTTTCTGGCAAGGATCGCCAATATCGAGATCAAGCCCCTGTTCAGCAATCAGAACTTTGACCTTTTCTACCTTTTCGGTCTGTTCAGACAGAACCGCAAGATAATGGTCAATCTTGCGTAAGACACCCTGTTGGTATTCTTTCAGTTCCATGGCGTCAGTCTCCCAGAATCCGGTGGACGGCGTAAGGCAACTGACAGAATTCGATGCGTTCCTTGGTCAACTCCTTCTGGCTCATGAACTTGGCCACGGCAAAAACGATGGAGCGCTTGCCGGACTTGTTCCCCGTGGCAATCGCAGCCACTCGCTCGGCGTTCAGTGCCGCCTCGTTGGAGCGCAGCCAGGCGGTATCCGGCTGATAGAAGAGATGGATGCGGAACAGTTCGGTTTCGCCGATGAAGCCATCGGTGGAGTGTGCGGCAACCGTTTCCAGTGACCGGCCGGTGGCGGTATAAAAGACATAGCGGGCCAGGGCCTCGAAATTGGGGAGTCCCTTGCCGGAAAGCAGGTTTTCGATCTCGATCGGCTCGCCCAAGGTACAGTAGGTGAAGCTGCCGCCCAGCCCCGGCGCTGTTTCGGGAATCTTCCGTTCGCCGGTAACAGTCAGCACGCCGTCCTTGATTTCTTTTTTAACTGTGTCGAACGCTGCGCCTTTGGTCTTTTCGATATGTTCGACTTCAAGGAGTAGTTTTTGTGACTTTTTGGAAAAATTGGTCCAAGTGATTTTCTCGCTGAACAGCTCTTCGCGCTGGTTCCCGCTGAAGGGATAGCCGTTGATGACCCGCCGTACCCGCTCGGCGGTCAGGGTGTCGGCGTATTCCTCGCACTCGATCAGCATGAAACGGCGATTGCCGCCGTCTTTCTGGTTGGCGGCGAGAACGGCATGGGCGGTGGTGCCGGAACCGGCGAAGGAATCGAGAATGATGGAGTTTTCGTCAGTGGCTATTTCGAGGATGCGCGAAAGCAGACGTGTCGGTTTAGGCGTAAAAAATTCCGTGCCTTTGCCCTCCATGATTTCACGTAGTTCCTTCTTTGCCTCGTCCGTGTGCCCTGCAAAGTCATGGGGCCACCAAGTGCTGGGAACGGTGCCGCCGCCCCCTTGGAGAAGGTGTTTATACCGCTTGAAGCCCGGAACCTTGCCTGTGCCGTCGGCTCCCCACCAAATTAGATCATTATCGACGTTGTATTGATGCCTTTCCTTTGAATAACGCCAAACTGCCGTTTTCTTTGGCCAGATCTCTTCGCCTGTATTCGGATTAATTACCGGATAATAAAGGTTTGGGCGTTCTTCCGCTGTCTTGTTGCAAGTATAATTGTCGGAACGAAAGGTCCCTTTGTCGTCTTCATGGCGGTAGTTTGCGTCATTGCCTGCCGTTCTTCCCAAGAGATTCCGGCTAAATTCCTCACTCTTGCGATAGACAAGAATATGGTCAAACATAGTGGAAAAACCCTTGGCGTCATTCGATGTAGCATATTTTTTCTGCCATGCAATATGGCTATAAAAGGCATCCTCACTATGGAAAACCTCATCGAGTATGTCGCGCAGACGGTGTTGCTCGTTGTCGTCGATAGTGACAAAAAGCACCCCGTCATCTGCAAGCAGCTCATGCAGCAGATTCAACCTTGGCCACATCATGCATAGCCACTTGTCATGCCGCTCCAGGTCTTCCTTATCCACCGGATTGGCCGACTTCTTCAGCCACTCCTTCATCAGCGGCGAACGGACGTTGTCGTTGTAGCACCACCCCTCATTGCCGGTATTGTAGGGCGGGTCGATGAAGATGCAGTTGATCTTACCTGCATGGGTAGGAAGCAGGGCCTTTAGCGCTTCCAGGTTATCGCCGTGGATGATCAGGTTGTCGTCCAGCGACGGCTTTTGTCCTTCGGCGGGCAGAGACTTGGCCGCATCCACTTTTAGCTCCCGAAACGGCACGCTCAGGTGGTGGGAATAGACAAACTGCTTTCCCTTGAATTCCAGTGTTGGCATATTTAAAAGCTCCTTAGTAAATCTGGGAACATAATTCTGATTATTCTTCCTATCAAATGGACATCAGTTAGTGTCCCCGGAACATTCATCAGTCCCGGTGGAACGGTGCAGGCGCTGAGCGGCCTTAACCATACCAGCGCCTGGTTAGCCTCCGCCAAGTAGTGCTCCAACTAATGTCGAACCTTTTGCAACCTGATCAGTTCCGCCAAGTTCAGTATATTTATCAAGCACTTTATGTAAAGCATTATCGAGGACTTCAGCTGGAATATCAATCTTTGGCACTTGTGCTAGTGCGTCTGTTATACCATCCTTTGTACCAGCAACCGATATTCCCACAAGCGTTGCTACAAAGAACTTGATGTTTGTTATATCCTTTCTAGGAATATCTACACCGCAGTGTTGCGGTTTGATATACGTTTCCACAGCCTTCATAATTTGAATCACTTTTAAATAGACATCAATGGGTGTATCAAGGCTAAATATCTTTTTGTACTCGGTTTGAGAGTTGATTAACGTAGAAGGTCGTGCTCTTGCACTATCTGGTTTATTTAATGTTAAGGCCATCATAGCTTGTGCCATATATGGAATGCTAATGATCTTGGATACAGGCTTGCCTTGGTTTTTATAGAAGTTTTTCTTTCTATCATAGAAAAAACCATTTGCTTTGAGAAAATCTTCAATATTTCTGTGTATTTCGTCTGAACTGCGGAGGGATGCAGGTGGTATTGAAGTCTGACTGTTTGTAGCCCTGATGATTCGGTCTCTAGCTTCTTCGTTTTCCTCGCGAATAATGCGGACAAGAATTTTACGTTCATCTTTCAGAAGTTGCGCAGCTTCAGAAAAGTGATTGTAAATTTCGTGTGAAGTCTGTAGTCCATTAACAATCTGGGGGTCTTCTATTGTTATTTTTTTCCCAGCTGAAACTGCATTTGGAGTTATAATTGTGACACCATTATTCAAATACCAAAAATCTTCAGATTTTGTATTTGATAGTGTTTGCTTGATTCCGGTATTAACAACAACACTACCCTGATAGTCTCTGACATTTGATTCGAATATACTTCTGGCTAATGCACCGTCGTCAGATATGAAATCATAATATTTATCCAATGAAACTAGACATACGTAGCTACCAGCTTCCGTGCTGATTGGGGTTTCTGCAATTTCTAGAGTTCTACTTGTGGTGGGTATATTGCGTGTAAGTTCTAACAATCTACGAGCCCCGATAAATTCGAATTTAAAGGATGACCCACTAAAAAGTGCTAAAATTAAAGATTCCAGTTTCTGAACTTTTCCGGAAACATTAGGGTGAACTTCGTCTCCTTGGGTCGCATAATAATAACTGATTTCTAGCTTTGGGAAACTGGCAGCAAGTTTCTCATACACAGTCCTAAATATTATTACTCGTTCGATCAATTCTTGGTTATATCTTTCAGAATAATTATATGGGTCGTTTGAAAGATCAAATAAATCTTCAGCTGTTTCTCTAAATTTAACAATTGCAACTTCTTTGAAAGTTGTAGACGTTTTTGATTGTATTATCTTTAATTCGATTACGTTCTTTTTTTGATTTACATTTATGTCTGAATCTTCGTTTATTAATTCACCATTTAGAAGTGTAAATATTGAATCAATACCGCCGTCACCCCCATCACCAACAATACCGTACTTAACATCATCATACGACAAATCGTGATCTTTCAAAATTTCTGATGCTGTATATATTTCGAAATATTCTGGTTCAGTAATTTCATCGCCTGAATCAGCACACTTACTTTTTATTATCTGATTTAAAATAACTTGGTCATTTGTTAATTTAGACATATTGATCTCCGATGTCTTAAAAGGTTAACCCTTGC
This genomic window contains:
- the tilS gene encoding tRNA lysidine(34) synthetase TilS, whose amino-acid sequence is MLKKVAGFIEEHDLFSPGDTVVVAVSGGADSVALLDVLAGFSSLRLRLIVVHLNHCLRGAESDADEAFVRELAGKYGVTFVTQAVDVQDLSKREKLSLEEAGRAARYRFFSEIAASCKARAVVLAHHADDQAETVLMRLLRGAGGSGLCAMAAKSAGMYVRPLLSVTRFEIEAYLRERGLVFRTDSSNADVNFLRNRVRHELIPFLKSYNPAITDRLVTTAAALSEDEEILDKVTTEAFNRFGTVEAGRVKFVVAGIATELRGLRLRLYRRAVLQVKGDLTQISARHLNDIDSLLLSASPNSRLVLPEGFTVKRCYGELTFQKHGDASSVPYEFFIEGPGSYPIPGGGLLTVEVAAVPESWDGVPATVAYFDGDGAPFPWLVRTFIDGDVFSPLGMARSKKVKKLFIDKKIPLPFRRRIPLLFSGETLFWVGGVMPATAGRVTASTKLVLRAEILDFTP
- a CDS encoding DUF6398 domain-containing protein gives rise to the protein MTDKLKVPKAMQSVFDTVAGIIDEFCQKHLNEEYSHVSQELAAALCRKRPSPLAKGKPEQWACACVYVIGSANFLHDKSQTPHLPLGRLCELFGIGKSTATTKARSIEQMMGISYLDPRWTLPSKLEGNPLVWMLNVNGFAVDIRTAPLELQEEAFQRGLIPFVPGKKK
- a CDS encoding Fic family protein, with translation MTFTNRITEAEKLQEEISQHRPLKGQALKQLREYFRIGLTWASNALEGNSLTETETKVVIEDGITIGGKPLKDHFEAIGHAEAFDYLQKLARRTEITERDILKLHRLFYYRIDEANAGHYRKQNIVVTGTDFVFPAPSELKGLMAAFADEIPRLRAEKHPIEFAALLHVRLVTIHPFVDGNGRAARLLMNLALLQEGYPVTIIPPVLRSEYLAAVRESNTGNVAPFVKLFSSMVWESQRDYLRLLLSLERK
- a CDS encoding ATP-binding protein, which produces MKDLFTAPELKRLISKGEGQFIEFKSLWDQKDGNKKALNRRAVRDFIAEYVAAFANADGGTLLLGVDDDGIPSGHGYPDDVVADFIAVPERRLRPAVRVETQRIALDGHEVIVLQIPIAPEAVMVDGDGFPYRVGDQVIHEPQEVINQRKQAYRRVGYEQQIRPDATIDDLDLILTEKFLAGTPYAGRPIPEILQRYSLIIPKGNAFAVTNAALLLFCKLPSARWHPRSGVRIFRVDGTDRKHGTRRNVTQRTPLEPPLARMIEDAYQSTVVQIGKSEKLHDLFFREMPEYPTLAWQEALVNAIAHRDYNEQGREIEIWFFDDRMEIQSPGDLVPPVTIEQLKNRQRVHASRNPLLVRVLVDAGIMREEGEGIPRIFEEMEESLLCQPEFSLETSTFCITLKNEPVYTGHSPVWGMLIERFRLGMNQKRVLLANSGGFSNETYRKLTGVDRDQAYREIQELVTMGILHGAPSAGRGAVYKIAPDIKQQQTWLESRVPKLITYFSAHDRLTNQEYCRVFSVTRSTATRELKRLCDEGFLVAVGVRKGAHYTIGSMLNRVVGP
- a CDS encoding DEAD/DEAH box helicase, translating into MELKEYQQGVLRKIDHYLAVLSEQTEKVEKVKVLIAEQGLDLDIGDPCQKTWDHLNNERVLPSLCDKDGNTVVAPYLSRHDGLNRSIPNICLKVPTGGGKTLLATCALERIHTDYFKRQTGLVLWVVPSDAIYRQTWKQLANREHHYRQTLERASGGRVKLLEKGDAFTRLDVKGQLCVMLLMLPSAARQSKDTLRMFRDSGRFTSFFPPEDDSEKNRALLNAVPNLRINDLADMGYMDGIVPGSLSIRQSLGNVLCLVRPVVIIDEGHKAYSDTARETLCGFNPRFMVELSATPNTGGKHQSNMLVNVPGRDLKDEEMIKLPINVENEDKGGWKHTLTLAHQKLEDLAKEAARLQMESGRYIRPIMLVRVERTGKEQRDAAFVHAEHAREYLQEKLGVKEEEIRLKTSENDELGDEDLLAENCPVRYIITKDALREGWDCPFAYVLTILSKTTANTALTQMIGRVLRQPHAQLTHRQALDECYVFTFDQDVSEAVNGVRKGLQDEGMADLASSVKVVGGGGKQRFTNKVTLNRREAFAKLPTIFLPKVLARDEKAVKGYRLLDYDRDILGELDWEAFRYLQADNVKVEDQEKLKRTIARVDLDQKKEDEAKLFFQEMVDHIPDEGLDIAFLVRQLLDVVPNPWQGMRILDDTLAVLRSRGVSEKRLYVNRLDLLKSMKLDLRKQVDSAAEALFREKLESGAISLRLVSSGDAKLNWELAKTLEIDVSDEDRLLHRKDGGDIEKSLFEKVYQRDFNELEKETALYLDTRQSVYWWHRIAVNQRSYSLQGWQRNRIYPDILACVHGTDEGKFRFTVLETKGEHLKGNDDTEYKRKMFELLTAHVDTAIRAGELDLGESSQPTSFTMLMEKSWQQEIINAGVV
- a CDS encoding site-specific DNA-methyltransferase, translating into MPTLEFKGKQFVYSHHLSVPFRELKVDAAKSLPAEGQKPSLDDNLIIHGDNLEALKALLPTHAGKINCIFIDPPYNTGNEGWCYNDNVRSPLMKEWLKKSANPVDKEDLERHDKWLCMMWPRLNLLHELLADDGVLFVTIDDNEQHRLRDILDEVFHSEDAFYSHIAWQKKYATSNDAKGFSTMFDHILVYRKSEEFSRNLLGRTAGNDANYRHEDDKGTFRSDNYTCNKTAEERPNLYYPVINPNTGEEIWPKKTAVWRYSKERHQYNVDNDLIWWGADGTGKVPGFKRYKHLLQGGGGTVPSTWWPHDFAGHTDEAKKELREIMEGKGTEFFTPKPTRLLSRILEIATDENSIILDSFAGSGTTAHAVLAANQKDGGNRRFMLIECEEYADTLTAERVRRVINGYPFSGNQREELFSEKITWTNFSKKSQKLLLEVEHIEKTKGAAFDTVKKEIKDGVLTVTGERKIPETAPGLGGSFTYCTLGEPIEIENLLSGKGLPNFEALARYVFYTATGRSLETVAAHSTDGFIGETELFRIHLFYQPDTAWLRSNEAALNAERVAAIATGNKSGKRSIVFAVAKFMSQKELTKERIEFCQLPYAVHRILGD
- a CDS encoding AIPR family protein — its product is MSKLTNDQVILNQIIKSKCADSGDEITEPEYFEIYTASEILKDHDLSYDDVKYGIVGDGGDGGIDSIFTLLNGELINEDSDINVNQKKNVIELKIIQSKTSTTFKEVAIVKFRETAEDLFDLSNDPYNYSERYNQELIERVIIFRTVYEKLAASFPKLEISYYYATQGDEVHPNVSGKVQKLESLILALFSGSSFKFEFIGARRLLELTRNIPTTSRTLEIAETPISTEAGSYVCLVSLDKYYDFISDDGALARSIFESNVRDYQGSVVVNTGIKQTLSNTKSEDFWYLNNGVTIITPNAVSAGKKITIEDPQIVNGLQTSHEIYNHFSEAAQLLKDERKILVRIIREENEEARDRIIRATNSQTSIPPASLRSSDEIHRNIEDFLKANGFFYDRKKNFYKNQGKPVSKIISIPYMAQAMMALTLNKPDSARARPSTLINSQTEYKKIFSLDTPIDVYLKVIQIMKAVETYIKPQHCGVDIPRKDITNIKFFVATLVGISVAGTKDGITDALAQVPKIDIPAEVLDNALHKVLDKYTELGGTDQVAKGSTLVGALLGGG